One Microbacterium sp. zg-B96 genomic region harbors:
- a CDS encoding phospholipase, translated as MSRRVLRAERRRRSRRRLAVSASIATGVATSVLVATGAAAAAVVLPSAVDRPGATTLREVTAEAEATADAAHAALAGAESLTTEIAESGLDLGVESTEVDTTNLREAVERLEDVHIMPILPIPDVVEDTAEQTESVNARVAELRTRLDEAKAQKAAEEAAAAAAAQAQAEAEAAAAALAAGNTVEGAKATASHLAATQYGWGSDQFQCLDSLWQKESDWNYQAVNPSSGATGIPQSLPGHKMAAAGPDWQTNATTQIRWGLDYIARAYGTPCAAWAHSQATDWY; from the coding sequence ATGTCCCGGCGCGTCCTGCGCGCCGAACGCCGTCGCCGCTCACGCCGGCGTCTGGCCGTCTCGGCCAGCATCGCCACGGGTGTCGCGACGAGCGTGCTGGTCGCCACGGGAGCGGCGGCGGCCGCCGTCGTGCTGCCGTCGGCGGTGGATAGGCCCGGGGCGACGACGTTGCGGGAGGTCACCGCCGAGGCCGAGGCGACGGCGGATGCCGCCCACGCCGCGCTGGCCGGCGCCGAGTCCCTCACCACCGAAATCGCCGAATCGGGGCTGGACCTCGGTGTCGAAAGCACCGAAGTCGACACGACGAATCTGCGCGAGGCGGTGGAGCGGCTGGAAGACGTCCACATCATGCCGATCCTGCCGATCCCCGATGTCGTGGAAGACACCGCGGAGCAGACCGAGTCGGTCAACGCCCGGGTGGCCGAACTACGCACCCGGCTCGACGAGGCGAAGGCGCAGAAGGCCGCCGAGGAGGCCGCCGCCGCAGCCGCCGCGCAGGCGCAGGCCGAGGCGGAAGCCGCCGCCGCGGCGCTTGCCGCCGGCAACACCGTCGAAGGCGCGAAGGCGACGGCATCGCACCTGGCTGCGACCCAGTACGGCTGGGGGAGCGACCAGTTCCAGTGCCTGGATTCGCTGTGGCAGAAGGAGTCCGACTGGAACTACCAGGCGGTCAACCCCTCCAGTGGCGCCACCGGCATCCCGCAGTCGCTCCCCGGCCACAAGATGGCCGCCGCCGGTCCTGATTGGCAGACCAACGCCACGACCCAGATCCGGTGGGGGCTGGATTACATCGCCCGGGCGTACGGCACCCCGTGCGCCGCGTGGGCCCACTCGCAGGCGACCGACTGGTATTGA
- a CDS encoding VOC family protein → MLTLNPYLSFKDQARPAMEFYRTVFGGELSIDTFGSAGGSENPDDADLVMHAQLETPQGFTLMASDTPSGMPYAPTSGFSVSISGDDEPAERRMWDALGEEGAVTMALEPAPWGGLFGMLTDRFGIAWMVSVDAGDRGQ, encoded by the coding sequence ATGCTGACGCTGAACCCGTACCTGTCCTTCAAGGACCAGGCCCGCCCGGCGATGGAGTTCTATCGCACCGTGTTCGGCGGTGAACTGAGCATCGACACGTTCGGCTCGGCGGGAGGCAGCGAGAATCCCGACGACGCCGACCTGGTGATGCACGCGCAACTGGAGACCCCGCAGGGCTTCACGCTCATGGCATCCGACACCCCCAGCGGCATGCCGTATGCCCCCACCTCGGGCTTCTCGGTGTCGATCAGCGGCGACGACGAGCCGGCGGAGCGCAGAATGTGGGACGCCCTCGGCGAAGAAGGCGCCGTCACCATGGCGCTGGAGCCGGCACCGTGGGGCGGGCTTTTCGGCATGCTCACCGACCGGTTCGGCATCGCCTGGATGGTCTCCGTCGACGCCGGGGACCGCGGCCAGTGA
- a CDS encoding SDR family oxidoreductase, which produces MRIVVAGGTGLAGRRVVATARERGHDVVALSRSSGTDAASGAGLRDALTNADVVVDTLNVATLNARESEEFFRATTANLLAAEGDVGVAHHVALSIVNCDRAPYGYYTGKVAQESLVTQGEVPWTILRVTQFHDFAAQMFTQARVGPLRFAPRMRTQPVAIGEVAARLVDLAEAAPAGRATDLAGPREESLAAMVRAYARATGRGGWIPAVPLPGRYGRAQRDGTMLPGPDADRGTGTFGQWLATLSGCRA; this is translated from the coding sequence GTGAGAATCGTCGTCGCCGGGGGCACCGGTCTGGCTGGCCGCAGGGTCGTGGCGACCGCCCGCGAGCGCGGGCATGACGTGGTCGCCCTCTCCCGCAGCAGCGGGACGGATGCCGCCAGCGGGGCGGGACTGCGCGATGCGCTCACGAACGCCGATGTCGTCGTCGACACCCTCAACGTCGCGACGCTGAACGCGCGCGAGTCCGAAGAGTTCTTCCGCGCGACGACCGCCAACCTGCTGGCGGCCGAGGGCGACGTCGGCGTGGCACATCACGTGGCCCTGTCGATCGTCAACTGCGACCGCGCTCCGTACGGCTACTACACCGGCAAGGTCGCGCAGGAATCGCTCGTGACGCAGGGCGAGGTGCCGTGGACGATCCTGCGCGTGACGCAGTTCCACGATTTCGCGGCGCAGATGTTCACCCAGGCCCGGGTCGGCCCGCTGCGCTTCGCCCCGCGGATGCGCACGCAGCCGGTGGCGATCGGCGAAGTCGCCGCGCGCCTGGTAGACCTCGCCGAGGCAGCGCCGGCCGGCCGGGCCACCGATCTCGCCGGCCCCCGCGAGGAGTCGCTGGCGGCGATGGTCCGCGCCTACGCGCGGGCAACCGGCCGGGGCGGATGGATCCCGGCCGTGCCGCTGCCGGGGCGCTACGGCCGAGCGCAGCGTGACGGCACGATGCTCCCCGGACCGGACGCCGATCGCGGCACCGGCACGTTCGGCCAGTGGCTCGCGACGCTGAGCGGATGCCGCGCGTAG
- a CDS encoding histidine kinase: MTTSPAPAVPAATAPRNKALRVLGALAQLAAMAVAGTVLFSILAVLLSLGLSLLLVLGIGALFLIAFIYVLYFTGWLEYGRADGLYDYGLPSLRTRRMPSPGFGGWLRMLWQQFIDGPMWRGVASAAIATVLGSVVLWLVGTLAAGIALLFSPLYSGESVRLPWLSVTTATGWAVVAGVVAIIVSAALLVGIAVLDGVLTRAILVPSEEAMLAERARTSDVQRAGAVRASEVERTRIERDLHDGVQPRLVSVGMTLGLAQQKIDSDPDAARELITEAHTSTKAAITELRQLARGIHASVLDDRGLDAALSALAARSHVPVHLDIRVDGRCTREAEAAVYFAIAESLTNAAKHSRASDCRVTVRNREDGTLWARVEDNGTGGARVLPGGGLDGIFNRIVAARGTVRLDSPVGGPTSLEVSVPCAS; encoded by the coding sequence ATGACCACTTCCCCCGCCCCCGCCGTACCGGCCGCGACAGCGCCGCGCAACAAGGCGCTGCGCGTTCTCGGTGCCCTGGCGCAACTGGCCGCGATGGCCGTCGCCGGGACCGTGCTGTTCTCGATCCTCGCCGTGCTGCTGAGCCTCGGACTGAGCCTGCTGCTCGTCCTCGGCATCGGCGCCCTCTTCCTCATCGCCTTCATCTACGTGCTCTATTTCACCGGGTGGCTGGAGTACGGGCGCGCGGACGGCCTCTACGACTACGGCCTGCCGTCGCTGCGCACCCGGCGGATGCCCAGCCCGGGCTTCGGCGGCTGGCTGCGCATGCTCTGGCAGCAGTTCATCGACGGCCCGATGTGGCGGGGCGTCGCCAGCGCGGCGATCGCGACGGTACTCGGCTCGGTCGTGCTGTGGCTGGTCGGAACACTGGCAGCCGGCATCGCGCTGCTGTTCTCCCCGCTGTACAGCGGGGAATCCGTGCGCCTGCCCTGGTTGAGCGTGACCACCGCGACCGGCTGGGCCGTCGTCGCCGGCGTCGTCGCGATCATCGTCAGCGCTGCGCTGCTGGTGGGCATCGCCGTCCTCGACGGCGTGCTGACCCGGGCGATCCTCGTCCCCTCAGAGGAGGCGATGCTGGCCGAACGCGCACGCACCTCCGACGTGCAGCGTGCCGGGGCCGTGCGTGCCAGCGAGGTGGAGCGCACCCGCATCGAACGCGACCTGCACGACGGCGTCCAGCCTCGGCTGGTCTCGGTGGGGATGACGCTGGGATTGGCGCAGCAGAAGATCGATTCCGATCCGGATGCCGCTCGCGAACTCATCACCGAGGCGCACACGTCCACCAAGGCAGCGATCACCGAACTGCGCCAACTGGCGCGCGGCATCCACGCCTCTGTGCTGGACGATCGCGGGCTCGATGCCGCACTGTCGGCTCTCGCCGCCCGGTCGCACGTACCCGTGCACCTGGACATCCGGGTCGACGGACGGTGCACCCGAGAGGCGGAGGCGGCGGTCTACTTCGCCATCGCCGAATCCCTGACCAACGCCGCCAAACACTCTCGTGCCAGCGACTGCCGCGTGACCGTGCGCAACCGCGAAGACGGCACCCTCTGGGCCCGCGTCGAAGACAACGGCACCGGCGGCGCCCGGGTGCTGCCCGGCGGCGGACTCGACGGCATCTTCAACCGCATCGTCGCCGCCCGCGGCACCGTCCGGCTGGACAGCCCCGTCGGCGGCCCGACCTCCCTGGAGGTGAGCGTGCCATGCGCATCCTGA
- a CDS encoding response regulator transcription factor codes for MRILICEDSALLRAGLVRLLEDAGHTVVAAIPDAHDLDAVVADTAPDLCILDVRLPPTFTDEGIRAALTLRAANPHLPVLVLSQYVEERYASELIAGGGGALGYLLKDRVADVTEFVETVAQIGAGGTVFDPEVVSQLLMRRTRDERMARLTDRERTVLALIAEGKSNQAIARTLHVSEASVEKYITSLFQKLDLEQDEAGNRRVLAALVHLEYGGELPQTGASR; via the coding sequence ATGCGCATCCTGATCTGCGAGGACTCCGCGCTGCTGCGCGCGGGACTGGTGCGACTGCTGGAGGACGCGGGCCACACCGTGGTCGCTGCGATCCCGGACGCCCACGACCTCGACGCCGTCGTGGCCGACACGGCACCGGACCTGTGCATCCTCGATGTGCGACTGCCGCCGACATTCACCGACGAGGGCATCCGCGCCGCGCTCACGCTGCGCGCAGCCAACCCGCACCTGCCGGTGCTGGTGCTGAGCCAGTACGTCGAGGAGCGGTACGCGTCCGAACTCATCGCCGGCGGCGGCGGTGCGCTCGGCTACCTGCTGAAGGACCGCGTGGCCGACGTCACCGAGTTCGTCGAGACGGTCGCCCAGATCGGCGCCGGCGGCACGGTATTCGACCCCGAGGTCGTGTCCCAGCTGCTGATGCGTCGCACCCGCGACGAACGAATGGCCCGCCTGACCGATCGCGAACGCACCGTGCTGGCGCTCATCGCGGAAGGCAAGTCCAACCAGGCCATCGCCCGCACGCTGCACGTCAGCGAGGCGAGCGTCGAGAAGTACATCACCTCCCTCTTCCAGAAACTCGACCTCGAGCAAGACGAAGCAGGAAACCGGCGGGTGCTCGCCGCGCTCGTTCATCTCGAGTACGGCGGCGAACTGCCGCAGACAGGAGCATCACGATGA
- a CDS encoding DUF4097 domain-containing protein gives MSTTLIPPTAPQQPAQPPASGGSGGGASKVVAILAIAVGAVLLLGALGWGAVRAIASTATGSTERYAADVSGVDNLDVDVSAAAVTVRFTDTTEATLEVVGGWGADDWTFERSNETLVLRSPDRLFGWWFGNTERVTVELPESLQGESLDAGFTLSAGSLAVDGEFGELDLEMSAGDLDLAGSAQDVSAQVSAGTAVVELAGVQAADLRVSAGDLNALFSGTAPEDVRIDVSAGSFDLTLPDDVYHVDSEVSAGDLDNRLDTASDATNVVTVTVSAGNVSLRAAR, from the coding sequence ATGAGCACCACACTGATTCCGCCGACTGCCCCCCAGCAGCCGGCGCAGCCCCCCGCCTCCGGGGGCTCCGGCGGCGGAGCATCCAAGGTCGTCGCGATCCTCGCGATCGCCGTCGGGGCCGTGCTGCTGCTCGGCGCCCTCGGCTGGGGCGCCGTGCGCGCCATCGCCAGCACGGCGACCGGGTCGACCGAGCGGTACGCCGCCGACGTCAGCGGAGTGGACAACCTCGACGTCGACGTGTCTGCGGCGGCGGTCACGGTGCGCTTCACCGACACCACCGAGGCCACCCTCGAGGTGGTCGGCGGCTGGGGTGCCGACGACTGGACCTTCGAGCGAAGCAACGAAACGCTGGTGCTGCGCTCGCCCGACCGACTCTTCGGCTGGTGGTTCGGCAACACCGAGCGGGTGACCGTGGAACTGCCCGAGTCGCTGCAGGGCGAGAGCTTGGATGCCGGATTCACGTTGTCGGCGGGTTCACTCGCCGTCGACGGGGAGTTCGGCGAGCTAGACCTGGAGATGAGCGCCGGAGACCTCGACCTGGCCGGGTCGGCCCAGGATGTGTCGGCGCAGGTCAGCGCCGGTACCGCCGTGGTCGAACTGGCAGGTGTGCAGGCGGCGGACCTCAGGGTCAGCGCCGGGGATCTGAACGCCCTCTTCAGCGGCACCGCACCCGAAGACGTCCGCATCGACGTCAGCGCAGGCTCGTTCGACCTGACCCTCCCCGACGACGTCTACCACGTCGACTCCGAGGTGTCGGCTGGCGACCTGGACAACCGTCTCGACACCGCCTCGGACGCGACGAACGTCGTGACGGTCACGGTGTCGGCCGGTAACGTCAGCCTGCGCGCCGCTCGCTGA
- the pgi gene encoding glucose-6-phosphate isomerase encodes MTAPIDATTTSAWTELTALRDGFAPDLRGWFAADPGRVERLSLPLADLHVDLSKNLVTDEVLASLVRLAEQTGVAERYAAMLAGEHINTTEDRAVLHTALRRPAGASPALVVDGQNVDQDVQDVLAAVTAFAERVRSGQWLGVTGKKVQTIVNIGIGGSDLGPVMVSAALEPYADAGISARFVSNIDPTDIAQKTAGLDPETTLFIVASKTFTTLETLTNARLARDWLWTHLEKAGAIDGSEGARTDAVAHHFVAVSTALDRVAAFGIDPANAFGFWDWVGGRYSVDSAIGLSLAIELGPDIFRELLAGFHAVDEHVRTTPLERNVPVLMGLLNVWYSNFLGSQSHAVLPYAQQLHRFAAYLQQLTMESNGKSVRWDGTPVTTETGEVFWGEPGTNGQHAFYQLIHQGTRLIPADFIAFANPAYPLTDDGRDVHGLFLANFLAQTKALAFGKTAAEVEAEGTTGPLVAARTFPGNRPTTSIFAASLTPRVLGELIALYEHITFTQGVIWGINSFDQWGVELGKQLAMQIAPAIEGDEAALQAQDASTRALLEYYRTHREY; translated from the coding sequence GTGACCGCCCCGATCGATGCCACCACCACGTCCGCCTGGACCGAACTGACCGCACTGCGCGATGGGTTCGCCCCCGATCTGCGTGGCTGGTTCGCCGCCGACCCGGGTCGCGTCGAACGGTTGAGCCTGCCGCTGGCCGACCTGCACGTGGACCTGTCGAAGAATCTCGTGACCGACGAGGTGCTCGCATCGCTGGTTCGCCTGGCAGAGCAGACCGGTGTCGCCGAGCGTTACGCCGCGATGCTCGCCGGTGAGCACATCAACACCACCGAAGACCGCGCCGTGCTGCACACCGCGCTGCGCCGCCCCGCGGGAGCCTCCCCTGCCCTCGTCGTCGACGGGCAGAACGTCGACCAGGACGTGCAGGATGTGCTCGCGGCGGTGACCGCGTTCGCCGAGCGGGTGCGCTCAGGGCAGTGGCTCGGCGTCACCGGCAAGAAGGTGCAGACGATCGTCAACATCGGCATCGGCGGCTCGGACCTCGGGCCGGTCATGGTGTCCGCGGCGCTCGAGCCCTATGCGGATGCCGGCATCTCGGCGCGATTCGTGTCGAACATCGACCCCACCGACATCGCGCAGAAGACCGCCGGGCTCGACCCCGAGACGACGCTGTTCATCGTGGCATCCAAGACCTTCACGACGCTGGAAACACTCACCAATGCGCGGCTCGCGCGCGACTGGCTGTGGACCCACCTTGAGAAGGCCGGCGCGATCGACGGCAGCGAGGGGGCACGCACGGATGCCGTCGCGCACCACTTCGTCGCCGTCTCCACTGCGCTGGACAGGGTCGCCGCGTTCGGTATCGACCCGGCCAACGCCTTCGGGTTCTGGGACTGGGTGGGCGGGCGCTACTCCGTCGACTCGGCCATTGGGCTGTCGCTGGCGATCGAGCTCGGCCCCGACATCTTCCGCGAGCTGCTCGCCGGGTTCCACGCCGTCGACGAGCACGTGCGCACGACGCCGCTGGAGCGCAACGTGCCGGTGCTGATGGGCCTGCTCAACGTCTGGTACTCCAACTTCCTCGGGTCTCAGTCGCACGCGGTGCTGCCGTACGCGCAGCAGCTGCACCGCTTCGCGGCGTATCTGCAGCAGCTGACGATGGAATCCAACGGCAAGTCGGTGCGGTGGGACGGAACTCCGGTCACCACCGAGACCGGTGAGGTGTTCTGGGGCGAGCCCGGCACCAACGGGCAGCACGCCTTCTACCAGCTGATCCACCAGGGAACGCGGCTGATCCCGGCTGATTTCATCGCGTTCGCCAACCCCGCCTACCCGCTCACCGACGACGGCCGTGACGTGCACGGGCTGTTCCTGGCGAACTTCCTCGCCCAGACCAAGGCGCTCGCGTTCGGCAAGACCGCCGCCGAGGTCGAGGCCGAGGGGACCACCGGTCCGCTCGTGGCCGCGCGCACCTTCCCCGGAAACCGGCCGACCACGTCGATCTTCGCCGCATCCCTCACGCCCCGCGTGCTGGGCGAGCTGATCGCGCTTTACGAGCACATCACCTTCACCCAGGGCGTGATCTGGGGCATCAACTCGTTCGACCAGTGGGGCGTGGAGCTGGGCAAGCAGCTCGCGATGCAGATCGCCCCGGCCATCGAGGGCGACGAGGCGGCACTCCAGGCGCAGGATGCCTCGACCCGCGCGCTCCTGGAGTACTACCGCACCCACCGCGAGTACTGA
- a CDS encoding alpha/beta fold hydrolase, translating into MPTTPFESLADYIALPRIEGLALSPDGTRAVLTVATLTKDATGYERSLWQVPASGDGTPRRLTRSAKGESGAAFLSSGDLLFVSARPDTESEDSEDAGQLWLLPAAGGEARAVTRLAGGVSDIAAVAEAADRLVIAADLLPSAQTLEDDARLRAERTKRKVSAILHDTYPVRHWDHDLGPAEPHLLALDLADLSDTLADLSDTLAVLADEPAGEESDPAGATDAEKARPYPVTLPRPVDLTPRPGRTAGTAGTAVTPDGATAIAAMYVPSGLTGRYRLVSIDVVTGAHTVLRDEEGVDFEAPAISHDGVTLAYVRTVKTTPAGPTEQELWVSGVDGSSPRRIAADWDRWPSGIQFDHDDRALVVTADSDGRGPVFRVPLEGGQVQQVTHDDFTYTHVRVDRHTGDLVALRSSWVTPSHPVRIARDGAVTPLASPAPVPSVPATMTEVDTMAADGARVRGWLLLPEGASAQSPAPLLLWIHGGPLNSWNAWSWRWNPNLAVARGYAVLLPDPALSTGYGLDFIARGWNSWGAAPFTDLMAITDAVEARADIDQTRTAAMGGSFGGYMANWVAGHTDRFRAIVTHASLWALDQFAGTTDHAGYWKSIFTTEAMVENSPHRSVAEIRTPLLVIHGDRDYRVPIGESLRLWAELMEHHGNDDGTTVHRFLYFPDENHWVLKPQHAVLWYETVFGFLAEHVRGEAADRPAGLG; encoded by the coding sequence GTGCCGACGACGCCCTTCGAATCCCTTGCCGACTACATCGCCCTCCCTCGCATCGAAGGGCTCGCGCTTTCCCCGGACGGCACCCGGGCGGTGCTGACCGTCGCCACGCTGACGAAGGATGCCACGGGCTACGAGCGCTCGCTCTGGCAGGTCCCCGCGAGCGGCGACGGCACCCCGCGACGCCTCACCCGGTCGGCCAAGGGCGAGTCCGGTGCCGCGTTCCTCTCCAGCGGCGATCTGCTCTTCGTCTCGGCGCGACCCGACACCGAGTCCGAAGACAGCGAGGACGCCGGGCAGCTGTGGCTCCTCCCCGCAGCCGGCGGGGAAGCGCGCGCCGTCACCCGGCTCGCGGGCGGAGTGTCCGACATCGCCGCCGTCGCCGAGGCGGCCGACCGCCTTGTGATCGCGGCCGATCTGCTGCCGTCGGCGCAGACCCTCGAAGACGACGCCCGCCTGCGCGCCGAGCGCACCAAGCGCAAGGTGTCGGCGATCCTGCACGACACCTACCCCGTGCGGCACTGGGACCACGACCTCGGTCCCGCCGAGCCGCACCTGCTCGCGCTCGATCTCGCCGACCTCTCCGACACCCTGGCCGACCTCTCCGACACCCTGGCCGTCCTGGCCGACGAACCCGCAGGTGAAGAATCCGACCCGGCCGGCGCAACGGATGCCGAGAAGGCGAGGCCCTACCCGGTCACCCTGCCTCGCCCGGTCGACCTCACGCCGCGCCCCGGGCGCACCGCCGGCACCGCAGGTACCGCCGTCACTCCCGACGGCGCGACCGCTATCGCGGCCATGTACGTCCCCTCGGGTCTGACCGGTCGCTACCGGCTGGTGTCGATCGACGTCGTCACCGGCGCGCACACGGTGTTGCGCGACGAAGAGGGCGTCGACTTCGAAGCACCCGCGATCAGCCACGACGGCGTGACGCTGGCGTACGTGCGGACGGTGAAGACCACCCCGGCCGGACCCACGGAACAGGAGTTGTGGGTGAGTGGGGTCGACGGCTCGTCGCCCCGCCGCATCGCTGCGGACTGGGACCGGTGGCCCAGCGGCATCCAGTTCGATCACGACGACCGGGCGCTCGTGGTGACCGCCGATTCCGACGGGCGGGGTCCGGTGTTCCGGGTGCCGCTGGAGGGCGGCCAGGTGCAGCAGGTGACCCACGACGACTTCACCTATACGCACGTCCGAGTCGATCGGCACACCGGTGACCTCGTTGCCCTGCGGTCGTCGTGGGTGACGCCGTCGCACCCGGTGCGCATCGCGCGCGACGGTGCGGTCACGCCGCTTGCCTCCCCGGCGCCGGTGCCGTCGGTGCCTGCGACGATGACCGAGGTCGACACCATGGCCGCCGACGGCGCGCGCGTGCGTGGCTGGCTGCTGCTTCCGGAGGGCGCCTCGGCACAGTCGCCGGCGCCGCTGCTGCTGTGGATTCATGGCGGCCCGCTCAACAGCTGGAACGCGTGGAGCTGGCGCTGGAACCCCAACCTCGCTGTCGCGCGGGGATACGCCGTGCTGCTGCCGGACCCTGCCCTGTCCACCGGGTACGGCCTCGACTTCATCGCGCGCGGCTGGAACAGCTGGGGCGCGGCGCCCTTCACCGATCTCATGGCGATCACGGATGCCGTGGAAGCGCGGGCCGACATCGACCAGACCCGCACCGCGGCGATGGGCGGCTCGTTCGGTGGCTACATGGCCAACTGGGTGGCCGGACACACCGACCGTTTCCGGGCGATCGTCACGCACGCGAGCCTGTGGGCACTGGACCAGTTCGCCGGCACCACCGACCACGCCGGGTACTGGAAGAGCATCTTCACGACCGAGGCCATGGTCGAGAACTCACCGCACCGGTCGGTGGCGGAGATCCGCACGCCGCTGCTGGTCATCCACGGCGACCGCGACTACCGGGTGCCGATCGGCGAGAGCCTGCGCCTGTGGGCGGAGCTGATGGAGCATCACGGCAACGACGACGGCACCACCGTGCACCGGTTCCTGTACTTCCCCGACGAGAACCACTGGGTGCTCAAGCCCCAGCACGCCGTGCTCTGGTACGAGACGGTGTTCGGGTTCCTCGCCGAGCACGTGCGCGGCGAGGCCGCGGACCGGCCCGCCGGCCTCGGCTGA
- a CDS encoding helix-turn-helix transcriptional regulator: MPIIVDLDVELAKKKMSVSELAAAIEITPVNVSVLKNGRAKAVRFSTLDAICRVLDCQPGDILRWVPETVPVPEGTR, translated from the coding sequence ATGCCGATCATCGTCGACCTCGATGTCGAGCTCGCCAAGAAGAAGATGAGCGTGTCCGAACTCGCCGCCGCGATCGAGATCACCCCGGTCAATGTCTCCGTGCTCAAGAACGGCCGCGCGAAAGCGGTACGGTTCTCGACCCTCGACGCGATCTGCCGAGTGCTCGACTGCCAGCCCGGCGACATCCTGCGTTGGGTGCCCGAGACCGTGCCGGTACCCGAAGGGACGCGATAA
- a CDS encoding DUF2975 domain-containing protein → MRSPLVAVTKALIVVLCATVVACQVWMVPMIAAGFATTAPEFAHLETPGIVLVGALLACGEVVLVSVWRLLTFVSRDSVFDAHSFRWVDAIIAAVAAAGVIVVVGMTVIGDAQAGSPFLALTGTIALVTIVGLALVVLVMRRLLRQATALRQEMAEVV, encoded by the coding sequence ATGAGATCTCCTCTTGTCGCAGTGACGAAGGCGTTGATCGTCGTGCTGTGCGCGACCGTGGTCGCCTGCCAGGTCTGGATGGTGCCGATGATCGCGGCCGGGTTCGCGACGACGGCGCCCGAGTTCGCCCATCTCGAGACGCCAGGCATCGTGCTTGTCGGCGCGCTGCTGGCATGCGGCGAAGTGGTGCTCGTGTCGGTGTGGCGGCTGCTCACCTTCGTCTCCCGCGACAGTGTGTTCGACGCGCACTCGTTCCGATGGGTCGACGCGATCATCGCCGCGGTAGCCGCAGCCGGAGTGATCGTCGTCGTCGGGATGACGGTCATCGGCGACGCGCAGGCGGGGAGTCCGTTCCTCGCGTTGACCGGCACTATCGCGCTGGTCACCATCGTCGGGCTCGCCCTCGTCGTCCTGGTGATGCGCAGGCTGCTGCGGCAGGCGACGGCGCTGCGGCAGGAGATGGCCGAGGTGGTCTGA
- a CDS encoding DsbA family protein, translated as MRPHRPLALVALVAATVFAFTACTAKAPESAAPPPAESSLVAADGIVLGDGPIAMELWTDLSCPHCAVLDEATGENIAGWVDEGTVTLTIHPMNYVSEKRGDTTDYSTRAANLLALTADAGELDAVLPLYSLLQANQVDADGAPTDDALLDFAAEAGVEADLADGVKGQTMGMWVQASNDHWLGEVVASDTAVDHVPLLVVDGTTFEIREDGTDGERLREVVAAAGN; from the coding sequence GTGAGACCACACCGCCCCCTCGCCCTCGTCGCGCTGGTCGCGGCCACCGTCTTCGCCTTCACCGCCTGCACCGCCAAGGCCCCCGAGTCGGCCGCGCCGCCCCCTGCGGAGAGCTCGCTGGTCGCCGCCGACGGGATCGTGCTCGGCGACGGGCCGATCGCGATGGAGCTGTGGACGGACCTGTCGTGCCCGCACTGCGCGGTGTTGGATGAGGCCACCGGTGAGAACATCGCCGGATGGGTCGATGAGGGCACCGTCACGCTCACCATCCACCCGATGAACTACGTCAGCGAGAAGCGCGGCGACACCACCGACTACTCCACCCGCGCCGCGAACCTGCTGGCGCTGACGGCGGATGCCGGTGAACTCGACGCCGTACTCCCCCTGTACTCGCTGCTACAGGCCAACCAGGTCGACGCCGACGGCGCTCCCACCGATGACGCCCTGCTCGACTTCGCCGCCGAGGCCGGCGTCGAAGCCGACCTCGCCGACGGCGTCAAGGGCCAGACGATGGGCATGTGGGTGCAGGCGAGCAACGATCACTGGCTGGGCGAGGTGGTCGCCAGCGACACCGCCGTCGACCATGTCCCGCTCCTGGTCGTCGACGGCACCACGTTCGAGATCCGCGAGGACGGCACCGACGGCGAGCGCCTGCGCGAGGTCGTGGCGGCAGCGGGCAACTGA